From a region of the Lactuca sativa cultivar Salinas chromosome 4, Lsat_Salinas_v11, whole genome shotgun sequence genome:
- the LOC128133529 gene encoding L10-interacting MYB domain-containing protein-like, with product MTDKRIRVSWKSELVDKTFLEACIQELTSNGREGSGLKASSWAVVAEKLKTDHNFIVDKKQMKNRYDYLKAKYVVWLKLKNKTGNIYNPVTNSFNMTNEEWEAEAKLNKYVDKLRNAPLPCPELCTQLFDGATSTGVHSWGPSSTLPHPNETFSTHDFEDTEMDEPAPHADTPSSTIPQPTSEESSGRTKNKGGKRNGPKETTLDDELKEVGKEIIKAAQAFTEANNLDKEMDACMAKLTCLEWGEYDPKYTTALMLFAESAGHMDKEGDFLYFLIFSWYWLMLVRQRQRIIKRIRASEQDIMNVFEPLKKDFITPHKRFINVFMRSYVK from the exons ATGACAGATAAAAGAATTAGGGTTAGTTGGAAGTCGGAATTGGTGGACAAAACTTTTTTGGAAGCATGTATACAAGAATTAACAAGCAATGGCAGGGAGGGTAGTGGACTAAAAGCAAGCTCATGGGCTGTGGTCGCGGAGAAATTGAAAACAGATCATAATTTTATTGTCgacaaaaaacaaatgaaaaaccgATACGACTATTTAAAAGCAAAGTATGTAGTGTGGTTAAAACTTAAAAACAAAACAGGAAATATTTATAATCCCGTAACGAATTCTTTTAACATGACTAATGAAGAATGGGAAGCGGAAGCGAag TTGAACAAGTATGTAGATAAGCTGAGAAATGCACCCCTCCCTTGCCctgaactttgtacccaactattTGATGGGGCAACCTCGACCGGTGTTCACAGTTGGGGGCCATCTTCGACATTACCTCATCCCAATGAAACCTTCAGTACACATGATTTTGAGGATACAGAGATGGATGAGCCAGCACCTCATGCAGATACCCCAAGCTCAACAATACCTCAACCTACTAGTGAGGAATCATCTGGGCGGACAAAAAACAAGGGAGGCAAACGAAATGGTCCTAAAGAAACCACACTTGATGATGAGTTGAAAGAAGTTGGAAAAGAGATTATCAAGGCTGCACAAGCATTCACCGAAGCAAATAATCTTGACAAGGAGATGGATGCTTGTATGGCGAAGTTGACATGCTTGGAGTGGGGAGAATATGATCCGAAATACACCACTGCTCTTATGTTATTTGCTGAAAGTGCTG GACACATGGATAAAGAAGGtgactttttatattttcttatattcTCGTGGTATTGGTTGATGTTGGTCCGACAAAGGCAACGaataattaaaagaataagaGCTAGCGAACAG GACATAATGAACGTTTTCGAGCCGTTAAAGAAAGATTTCATCACTCCACACAAacgattcatcaatgttttcatgAGGTCTTACGTGAAATGA
- the LOC111892322 gene encoding tubby-like protein 8, translating to MSNSNKDPIPRQPSYSSLYHNPLTELKSEANNGVLTLHNGQNKENSEPNKVKTNSDPVVDKENVDSNITIGCKPTPIAKSRLKDRAWKPSSLQLCMQLNDPIPNFGSSFYEPIDSGKNNSGNIWDYSDSEAAPASSWSTLPNRSLLCRPLPVDIGRCTCIIVKEKAVDGINGGSVYTLYTNEGQGRQNRKLAVAHHRRHNGRSEFIIAQNTKGIISCADDSYVGSVSANLLGSKYNIWDQGRRLNSMTKHSKLLAAVSFVPTIATWTGSYRSMKAWLPKHQSMQLKNTTQAQHINGLPTGWEERMDRVHQLFSKVPCYNNITKQYELDFRNRGKSGLKIQSSVKNFQLTLEKNGKQTILQLGRVGKSKYMMDYRYPLTGYQAFSICLASIDSKLCCTM from the exons ATGTCGAATTCAAACAAGGATCCAATTCCACGCCAACCTTCCTACAGTTCCCTCTATCATAATCCCCTTACAGAGCTCAAAAGTGAAGCCAACAATGGCGTTTTGACCCTTCACAATGGTCAAAACAAAGAGAATTCAGAACCAAATAAAGTAAAGACAAACTCGGATCCTGTTGTAGATAAGGAGAATGTGGATTCCAACATAACAATTGGATGTAAACCTACACCAATCGCAAAATCCCGCTTGAAAGATAGGGCATGGAAACCATCTTCATTGCAGCTGTGTATGCAGTTGAACGACCCGATTCCAAACTTCGGTTCGAGTTTCTATGAACCGATTGACTCCGGAAAAAACAATTCCGGTAACATTTGGGATTATTCCGATTCCGAAGCTGCTCCAGCTTCCTCATGGTCTACACTTCCCAACAG ATCGTTGTTGTGTAGGCCATTGCCGGTGGATATCGGAAGGTGTACTTGTATTATCGTGAAGGAAAAAGCTGTTGACGGGATTAATGGCGGAAGTGTATACACTCTGTACACTAAT GAAGGCCAAGGAAGACAAAATCGGAAACTTGCTGTAGCTCATCATAGACGCCACAACGGAAGATCTGAGTTCATAATTGCTCAGAATACAAAAGGGATCATATCTTGCGCAGATGATAGTTATGTCGGAAGTGTATCTGCAAATCTCTTGGGTTCCAAATACAATATCTGGGATCAGGGTCGACGTCTTAATTCCATGACTAAACACTCCAAACTTCTAGCAGCAGTATC ATTTGTGCCTACGATAGCAACATGGACAGGAAGCTACAGGAGTATGAAAGCATGGCTTCCTAAACATCAGTCTATGCAATTGAAGAATACAACTCAG GCTCAGCATATAAATGGATTACCTACGGGTTGGGAAGAGAGAATGGATAGAGTACATCAGCTGTTTTCAAAAGTTCCATGCTACAACAAT ATCACAAAGCAATATGAGTTGGATTTCAGAAATAGGGGAAAATCAGGACTTAAAATCCAGAGTTCAGTCAAGAATTTCCAGTtgactttggaa AAAAATGGAAAACAAACAATTCTACAACTTGGGAGGGTTGGAAAGTCGAAGTATATGATGGACTACAG ataTCCGTTGACCGGTTATCAAGCCTTCAGCATATGTTTGGCTTCTATTGATTCAAAGCTTTGTTGCACAATGTGA